One part of the Sorangiineae bacterium MSr11954 genome encodes these proteins:
- a CDS encoding condensation domain-containing protein: MTDKADRSANIESVYALSPMQEGMLFHTLLRPTSGIYLMQNRYRLEGELHPDAFVRAWQYVGARHPVLRTSFVWKSQKRPLQVVHKSVEMPFEVLDWRGLPEEAQEARLAVVLQAELDVGFDFGKAPLTRFRLIRLDERTYEFVHSFHHILLDEWCTSSLMMDFLAHYEALVRGETPNLAPARPYKDYIDWLGRQDLPAAEAFWRSYLAGFASATQLGIDERRLEARADDATIDDVLIRLDRKSTEILSSLAQRHRITLNTIVQGAWALLLSHYSGEREVLFGVTVAGRPPELPNVESIIGLFINTLPLRVAVPPEQPLLPWLVGLLHQNLQLRQYEYAPLVDIQRWSELERGQSLFQSLFVFENAPTDPTLRDGRMVFRVQQVRDRVHTNYPLTVMSWVDLELPLKLSYDPARIHPDTAARLLANLRTLLAGMARDPDARLGDLPLLTQAERQTALVEWNTTRASPADFSSYAALFHAQVARTPNAVAVTCGDRQRTYAELNRDANQLAHVLAARGIGPEERVVLLDERGIELLTMIIAVFKAGGAYVPLEPDYPDDRVARILALSEPRVIVTRARHRKRLERLAGSLDARPIVVALDELPGAPISNAPASAEHRPPEQHLAGSLDVRHRPIVVALNELPSTPTSNAPASAEHRPPEHRPAEQHLVGSLDARHRPIVVALDEPPRAPSSNAPASAEHQPPEHRSAEQHLVGSLDARHRPIVVALNELPSAPTSNAPASAEHRPPEQHLAGSLHARPIVVALDEPPGAPPTSDPPGSAQHRPPEHRPADPGPEENPPDRGGPFNLAYVIYTSGSTGVPKGAMVERRGMLNNMLSKFPRLGLVPGDVIAQTASPCFDISVWQFLTALLCGGVVEIVPDAIVRDPARLLEHIEQRGIRIIEVVPSVLQGMLDAAGDTPTPPALARLRWILPTGEALPAALVRAWLERYPAVPLMNAYGPAECSDDVALHPLTAPPPKDETQVPIGKAVDHLQLYVLDHLLSPLPIGVCGEIFVGGIGVGRGYLGEPRRTAESFVPDPFREDEPGAHLYRTGDLGRYRADGTIEFAGRRDHQVKVRGFRIELGEIEARLGEHPAIAEAVVVVREDRPGVTRLVAYVVTAGAGATVDELRAWLRERVPDYMVPPTFVVLSALPRTPNGKVDRRALPAPDAGDAQGWLAPRTPTEELLAGIWADVLSLPRVGASDSFFDLGGHSLMLTQVLARIRRVFNLEVPLRALFETPTITAQARAIDALRDRPTISRPPLIARPREAELPLSFAQERLWFLAQLEPTAASYNVPAAVRLRGPLDPARLKRSFEAVVRRHESLRTRFDDNGGRPVMRVGAEQPLDMELVDRRAAPDEAPALLEERARRPFDLIAGPLLRITLVRLGEHEHVLLVVIHHIVSDGWSMGVLIREVTELYAANGDLERVLPPLGIQYADYARWQREWLDGPALDEQLAYWRQTLGSAPPVLSLPTDHPRPAERSYRGARHTFTLPRALADALRALARAQGVTSFMLLLAGFEALLARSSGQTDLCIGTPIANRTYVELEGLVGFFVNTLVLRTDLGGDPSFTALLVRVRELVLKAQAYQDLPFERLVQALRPARNLGQTPLFQVMFSLQENPGQAPPIAGLEILPVEVDPGTAQFDLSLHMAHDGDELSGAFEYSTDLFEAPTIQRMSDDLRALLEGIVAQPAARLSELPFTAPPRLAHAPAAQAPAPAHAGVIAASPSPVHEPPTAESTASAEATTTAEATTTAEGYELQQLAQIWASVLGRDRVEPHDNFFELGGDSILSLQVVARARQARVRITTREMFKHQTLAALAAAARAHARTADAPDEQGPITGEAPLTPIQRRFFARDLPNPHHWNQALLLTVAEPLDWPALEAAAHALVRHHDALRLRYVRDGRQADGWRQTHAPDEPATIVHRADLSGVPEAEHAQAIEAHATRWQASLELTVGPVLRVVGFDLGAGRPGRLLLAAHHLVVDGVSWQILLEDLETAYDHARRGEPILLPEKSTSFKRWAEHLELAARNPALQDEAAFWLGLPWDRIASLPPDHPAGERTEATAATITVGLSATSTRNLLETVSEAYSTRVEEVLLTALGLALGRRTGEGAVALEVEGHGRHVLPTLGARDGDLTADGDEMDLSRTVGWFTSAHPVVLDIAPDAAPGDALKSIKEQLRRIPRHGLPYGVVRELGTGDVAARLRELPPVGIAFNYLGQWDQIVGARARFPLAEESPGAEHDPRGALSYELEIDAAVYDGKLEATWRYSAARYRRETVEALGAAWRDALEELIAHCISPDAGGYTLSDFPDVQLEVHELDAILGQMD; encoded by the coding sequence GTGACCGACAAGGCAGATCGTTCCGCGAACATCGAAAGCGTCTACGCCCTCTCCCCCATGCAGGAGGGCATGCTGTTCCACACCCTGCTCCGGCCGACCTCGGGCATCTACCTGATGCAAAACCGGTATCGGCTCGAGGGCGAGCTGCACCCCGACGCCTTCGTCCGAGCCTGGCAATACGTGGGCGCCAGGCACCCGGTCCTGCGCACGTCGTTCGTCTGGAAGAGCCAGAAGCGACCGCTCCAAGTCGTTCACAAAAGCGTGGAGATGCCGTTCGAAGTCCTCGATTGGCGCGGCCTCCCCGAGGAGGCCCAAGAGGCTCGTTTGGCCGTGGTGCTGCAGGCCGAGCTCGACGTGGGGTTCGATTTCGGAAAGGCGCCGCTCACCCGGTTTCGGCTCATTCGGCTCGACGAACGGACCTACGAGTTCGTGCATAGCTTCCACCACATCTTGCTCGACGAGTGGTGCACCTCGTCGTTGATGATGGACTTCCTCGCCCACTACGAGGCCCTGGTCCGCGGCGAGACACCGAACCTGGCCCCCGCGCGCCCGTACAAGGACTACATCGATTGGCTCGGGCGCCAAGATCTGCCCGCCGCCGAGGCGTTCTGGCGGAGCTACCTCGCAGGCTTCGCCAGCGCCACGCAGCTCGGAATCGACGAGCGCCGCCTCGAAGCTCGAGCCGACGACGCCACCATCGACGATGTGCTGATCCGCCTGGACCGCAAGTCCACCGAGATCCTGTCGTCGTTGGCGCAGCGCCATCGCATCACCCTCAACACGATCGTGCAGGGCGCGTGGGCGCTGCTCCTCAGCCACTACAGCGGGGAGCGCGAGGTGCTCTTCGGTGTCACCGTCGCGGGGCGGCCTCCCGAGCTCCCGAACGTCGAGTCGATCATCGGCCTCTTCATCAACACCTTGCCGCTGCGGGTGGCGGTGCCGCCGGAGCAACCGCTCCTGCCGTGGCTCGTGGGGCTGCTCCACCAAAACCTCCAGCTCCGCCAATACGAGTACGCGCCGCTGGTCGACATCCAGCGGTGGAGCGAGCTCGAACGCGGTCAGTCGCTCTTTCAGAGCTTGTTCGTCTTCGAGAACGCCCCCACCGATCCCACCTTGCGCGATGGCCGCATGGTCTTCCGCGTCCAGCAGGTGCGCGACCGCGTCCACACGAACTACCCGCTGACCGTGATGTCCTGGGTCGACCTCGAGCTGCCGCTCAAGCTCTCCTACGATCCCGCGCGCATCCACCCGGACACCGCCGCGCGGCTGCTCGCCAACCTGCGAACGCTCCTCGCGGGGATGGCCCGCGATCCCGACGCGCGGCTCGGCGATCTGCCGCTCCTCACGCAGGCCGAGCGGCAAACGGCCCTCGTGGAGTGGAACACCACCCGCGCCAGCCCCGCCGATTTCTCCTCGTACGCGGCGCTCTTCCACGCCCAAGTGGCACGAACGCCCAACGCCGTGGCCGTCACCTGCGGCGATCGACAGCGAACCTACGCCGAGCTGAATCGCGACGCCAACCAACTGGCGCACGTGCTCGCGGCCCGCGGCATCGGCCCCGAGGAGCGGGTGGTCCTCCTCGACGAGCGCGGGATCGAGCTGCTCACCATGATCATCGCCGTATTCAAGGCAGGCGGCGCATACGTCCCGCTCGAGCCGGACTACCCCGACGATCGCGTAGCGCGCATCCTCGCGCTCAGCGAGCCCCGCGTGATCGTGACCCGCGCGCGCCACCGCAAACGCCTCGAGCGCCTCGCGGGATCGCTCGACGCGCGCCCGATCGTCGTCGCCCTCGACGAGCTGCCGGGCGCTCCTATCTCCAATGCCCCGGCCTCCGCCGAGCACCGGCCTCCCGAGCAGCACCTCGCGGGATCGCTCGACGTGCGCCATCGCCCGATCGTCGTCGCCCTCAATGAGCTGCCGAGCACTCCTACCTCCAATGCCCCGGCCTCCGCCGAGCACCGGCCTCCCGAGCATCGGCCTGCCGAGCAGCACCTCGTGGGATCGCTCGACGCGCGCCATCGCCCGATCGTCGTCGCCCTCGACGAGCCACCGCGCGCTCCTTCCTCCAATGCCCCGGCCTCCGCCGAGCACCAGCCTCCCGAGCATCGCTCCGCCGAGCAGCACCTCGTGGGATCGCTCGACGCGCGCCATCGCCCGATCGTCGTCGCCCTCAATGAGCTGCCGAGCGCTCCTACCTCCAATGCCCCGGCCTCCGCCGAGCACCGGCCTCCCGAGCAGCACCTCGCGGGATCGCTCCACGCGCGCCCGATCGTCGTCGCCCTCGACGAGCCGCCGGGCGCTCCCCCTACGTCCGATCCCCCGGGCTCCGCCCAGCATCGCCCCCCCGAGCATCGGCCTGCCGACCCCGGCCCCGAAGAAAACCCGCCGGACCGCGGCGGCCCGTTCAACCTCGCCTACGTGATCTACACGAGCGGATCCACCGGGGTGCCCAAGGGCGCCATGGTCGAACGGCGCGGCATGTTGAACAACATGCTCAGCAAGTTCCCGCGTCTGGGGCTCGTCCCGGGCGACGTCATCGCGCAAACGGCTTCCCCCTGCTTCGACATTTCCGTCTGGCAGTTCCTCACCGCGCTTCTTTGCGGCGGGGTGGTCGAGATCGTGCCCGACGCCATCGTGCGCGATCCCGCCCGCCTGCTCGAGCACATCGAGCAGCGTGGCATTCGCATCATCGAGGTGGTGCCCTCCGTGCTCCAGGGCATGCTCGACGCCGCCGGCGACACCCCCACCCCGCCCGCGCTCGCGCGACTCCGCTGGATCCTGCCCACCGGCGAAGCCCTCCCGGCCGCCCTCGTCCGCGCTTGGCTCGAACGCTATCCGGCGGTACCCCTGATGAACGCCTACGGGCCCGCGGAGTGCTCGGACGACGTGGCCTTGCATCCGCTCACGGCGCCGCCGCCAAAAGATGAAACGCAGGTCCCCATCGGCAAGGCCGTGGACCACCTGCAGCTCTATGTCCTCGACCACCTCCTGTCGCCCCTGCCCATCGGCGTGTGCGGTGAGATCTTCGTCGGGGGCATCGGGGTGGGCCGCGGCTACCTGGGCGAGCCGCGGCGCACGGCGGAGTCGTTCGTCCCCGATCCCTTTCGCGAGGACGAGCCAGGGGCCCACTTGTACCGAACCGGAGATCTGGGGCGCTACCGGGCCGATGGCACGATCGAGTTTGCCGGCCGGCGCGATCACCAGGTCAAGGTCCGAGGGTTCCGCATCGAGCTCGGCGAGATCGAGGCACGGCTCGGCGAGCATCCGGCCATCGCCGAGGCCGTGGTGGTGGTCCGCGAGGATCGACCCGGTGTCACGCGGCTCGTGGCGTATGTCGTCACCGCGGGCGCGGGCGCGACCGTCGACGAGCTCCGCGCGTGGCTCCGCGAGCGCGTGCCGGATTACATGGTGCCGCCGACCTTCGTCGTCCTCTCGGCGCTGCCGCGCACGCCGAACGGCAAGGTCGATCGACGGGCGCTCCCTGCCCCCGACGCGGGCGACGCCCAAGGCTGGCTCGCTCCACGCACCCCGACGGAGGAGCTCCTCGCGGGGATCTGGGCGGACGTGCTGAGCCTACCGCGGGTGGGCGCCTCCGATTCGTTCTTCGATCTCGGCGGCCATTCGCTGATGCTGACCCAGGTCCTCGCGCGCATCCGCCGCGTGTTCAACCTCGAGGTGCCGCTTCGCGCGCTCTTCGAGACGCCGACCATCACCGCCCAAGCGCGCGCGATCGACGCCCTCCGAGACCGGCCCACCATCTCCCGGCCCCCGCTGATCGCACGACCGCGCGAGGCGGAGCTCCCGCTCTCCTTCGCCCAAGAGCGCCTCTGGTTCCTCGCGCAGCTCGAGCCCACCGCCGCCTCGTACAACGTCCCGGCAGCCGTGCGCTTGCGCGGCCCGCTCGATCCGGCGCGGCTGAAACGCAGCTTCGAGGCGGTCGTCCGGCGTCATGAGTCCCTGCGCACGCGCTTCGACGACAACGGCGGACGACCGGTGATGCGCGTGGGCGCCGAGCAGCCGCTCGACATGGAGCTCGTCGATCGCCGCGCGGCCCCCGACGAGGCCCCCGCCTTGCTGGAGGAGCGCGCCCGCCGCCCCTTCGACCTGATCGCGGGACCGCTCCTTCGGATCACCTTGGTCCGGCTCGGGGAGCACGAGCACGTGCTGCTGGTCGTGATCCACCACATCGTCTCCGACGGCTGGTCCATGGGCGTCTTGATCCGCGAGGTGACGGAGCTCTATGCCGCGAACGGCGACCTCGAACGCGTGCTCCCGCCCCTCGGCATCCAGTACGCGGACTACGCGCGATGGCAGCGCGAATGGCTCGACGGCCCCGCCCTCGATGAGCAGCTCGCCTACTGGCGGCAGACCCTGGGCAGCGCTCCCCCGGTGCTGTCGCTGCCCACGGACCATCCGCGGCCCGCGGAGCGCTCCTACCGGGGAGCCCGTCACACCTTCACCCTCCCGCGCGCCCTCGCCGATGCGCTCCGCGCGCTCGCACGCGCCCAGGGTGTGACGTCCTTCATGCTGCTGCTCGCGGGGTTCGAGGCATTGCTCGCGCGCTCCAGCGGCCAGACGGACCTTTGCATCGGCACGCCCATCGCGAACCGCACCTACGTGGAGCTGGAAGGGCTCGTCGGGTTCTTCGTCAACACGCTGGTGCTGCGGACGGATCTCGGGGGCGATCCGTCGTTCACCGCGCTCCTCGTTCGGGTGCGCGAGCTGGTGCTCAAGGCGCAGGCGTACCAGGATTTGCCGTTCGAGCGCCTCGTCCAGGCCTTACGGCCGGCGCGCAACCTCGGGCAGACCCCGTTGTTCCAGGTGATGTTCTCCCTTCAGGAGAACCCCGGCCAGGCGCCGCCCATCGCGGGGCTCGAGATCCTGCCCGTCGAGGTCGACCCGGGCACCGCCCAGTTCGACCTCTCCCTCCACATGGCCCACGATGGCGACGAGCTCAGTGGCGCCTTCGAGTACAGCACGGACCTCTTCGAGGCGCCCACCATCCAACGCATGTCCGACGATCTTCGCGCGCTGCTCGAGGGCATCGTCGCGCAACCGGCCGCGCGCCTCTCCGAGCTGCCGTTCACCGCGCCGCCTCGCCTCGCACACGCGCCGGCTGCGCAGGCCCCGGCTCCCGCGCACGCCGGGGTCATCGCCGCATCCCCCAGCCCCGTGCACGAGCCCCCGACCGCCGAGAGCACCGCGTCCGCCGAAGCCACGACGACCGCCGAAGCCACGACGACCGCCGAAGGCTACGAGCTCCAGCAATTGGCGCAGATCTGGGCCTCGGTGCTGGGCCGCGACCGCGTGGAGCCACACGACAACTTCTTCGAGCTGGGCGGCGACTCCATCCTGAGCCTGCAGGTCGTCGCACGCGCCCGGCAAGCGCGCGTGCGCATCACCACGCGCGAGATGTTCAAACACCAGACCCTCGCCGCGCTGGCCGCGGCCGCACGCGCCCATGCCCGAACCGCCGACGCCCCCGACGAGCAGGGCCCGATCACCGGCGAAGCGCCGCTCACCCCCATCCAAAGGCGCTTCTTCGCGCGCGACTTACCCAACCCGCACCACTGGAACCAAGCCCTCCTGCTCACGGTCGCCGAACCCCTCGACTGGCCCGCGTTGGAGGCCGCCGCGCACGCGCTCGTACGGCACCACGACGCCCTGCGCCTGCGGTACGTGCGCGACGGCCGCCAAGCAGACGGCTGGCGTCAGACGCACGCGCCCGACGAACCGGCCACCATCGTGCATCGCGCCGATCTCTCCGGCGTACCCGAGGCCGAGCACGCGCAGGCCATCGAAGCGCACGCGACCCGATGGCAGGCCAGCCTGGAGCTCACCGTCGGTCCGGTCCTGCGCGTGGTGGGCTTCGACCTGGGAGCGGGCCGCCCCGGCCGCCTGCTCCTCGCCGCCCATCACCTGGTGGTCGACGGCGTCTCGTGGCAGATCCTGCTCGAGGATCTCGAGACCGCGTACGATCACGCCCGGCGCGGAGAGCCGATCCTGCTGCCCGAAAAGAGCACCTCGTTCAAACGATGGGCCGAGCACCTGGAGCTCGCGGCGCGAAACCCCGCGCTCCAGGACGAAGCCGCCTTCTGGCTCGGGCTGCCGTGGGATCGGATCGCGTCCCTTCCCCCCGACCATCCCGCCGGCGAACGAACCGAGGCCACGGCGGCGACCATCACCGTAGGCTTGAGCGCGACGTCCACGCGGAACCTCTTGGAGACCGTGTCCGAAGCGTACAGCACGCGCGTGGAGGAGGTCTTGCTGACCGCGCTGGGCCTGGCGCTCGGGCGCCGGACGGGAGAGGGTGCCGTGGCCTTGGAGGTCGAGGGCCATGGCCGCCATGTCCTTCCCACCCTTGGCGCGCGCGACGGCGACCTCACGGCCGACGGCGACGAGATGGACCTTTCACGCACGGTGGGCTGGTTCACCAGCGCCCACCCGGTGGTGCTCGACATCGCCCCAGACGCAGCCCCGGGCGACGCGCTCAAGTCCATCAAGGAGCAGCTGCGCCGGATCCCGCGCCATGGCCTGCCCTACGGCGTGGTGCGGGAGCTCGGCACGGGCGACGTCGCCGCGCGGCTGCGCGAGCTACCGCCGGTGGGCATCGCCTTCAACTACCTCGGACAATGGGACCAAATCGTGGGCGCGCGCGCGCGCTTCCCCCTCGCCGAGGAGTCGCCGGGCGCCGAGCACGATCCGCGCGGCGCGCTCTCGTACGAGCTCGAGATCGACGCGGCCGTGTACGACGGGAAGCTCGAGGCGACGTGGCGCTACAGCGCGGCGCGCTACCGGCGCGAGACGGTGGAGGCGCTCGGCGCCGCGTGGCGCGACGCGCTCGAGGAGCTGATCGCCCACTGCATATCGCCCGACGCCGGCGGGTACACGCTCTCCGACTTCCCCGACGTCCAACTCGAGGTTCACGAGCTCGACGCCATCCTCGGACAAATGGATTGA